GCTCTCAAGAAGCGTCTCGACCAGATGATGGCCGAGACCGTCGACGTGCCGTTGGTGATCGGCGGACGGGAGGTGCGCACCGGCCGCACCGGCAAGATCGTCTGCCCGCACGACCATCAGCACCTCCTCGGCACCTACCACCAGGCCGGCGAAGCGGAAGTCGAGCAGGCGGTGGCCGCGGCGGCCGAGGCCTGGAAGGAATGGTCGGAGTGGCCGTGGGAGGCCCGCGCTGCCGTGTTGCTCAAGGCGGCCGATCTTCTGGCCGGTCCGTGGCGCGACACGCTCAACGCCGCGACGATGCTCAACCAGTCGAAGACGGTGTTCCAGGCGGAGATCGACTCGGCCTGCGAGCTCGTCGACTTCTGGCGCTACAACCCCTGGTACATGCAGCGCATCTTCAACGACCAGCCGGGCTCGGCACCGGGGATCTGGGACTACGTCGACTACCGCGCGCTCGAAGGGTTCGTCTTCGCGGTGACGCCGTTCAACTTCACCTCGATCGGCGGCAACCTGCCGACGGCGCCCGCGGTGATGGGCAACGTCGTGCTGTGGAAGCCGGCCTCCACGGCGATCCTCTCCGGCTACTACATGATGAAGATCCTCGAGGCGGCAGGTGTGCCGCCGGGCGTGTTGAACTTCCTGCCGGGACCCGGCAGCAAGGTCGGCAATCCGGTCTTCGCCAGCCGCGACTTCGCGGGCATCCATTTCACCGGCTCGACCGACACCTTCCAGGCGATGTGGAACACGATCGCCAGGAACCTGCCGGGCTATCGCTCCTATCCGCGCATCGTCGGCGAGACCGGCGGCAAGGACTTCATCTTCGCCCACCCCTCGGCCGATGCACAGGCGCTGGCGGTGGCGATGCTGCGCGGCGCCTTCGAATACCAGGGACAGAAGTGCTCGGCCGCCTCTCGTGCCTACGTGCCGAAGTCGCTCTGGCCGACCGTGGAGAAGTCGCTCCGGGAGATGCTGGCCGAAGTAAAGATGGGTTCGCCGCTCGACTTCCGCAACTTCATGGCGGCGGTGATCGACAAGTCGTCGTTCGACCAGACGCTCTCCTACATCGCCCATGCCAAGGCCTCGAACGAGGCGGAGATCGTCTGGGGCGGCAGCGGCGACGACTCGGTCGGCTACTTCGTCCAGCCGACCGTGGTGCGCACCACCAACCCGCACTTCAAGTTGATGGAAGAGGAGATCTTCGCGCCGGTCCTCACCGTCTACGTCTACGAGGATCGGGAGCTCGACGCGACGCTCGAGCTCTGCGACACCACCAGCCCCTACGCCCTCACCGGTGCGGTCTTCGCGCAGGACCGTGCGGCGATTCTCAACATCGCCAAACGGCTGCGCCACGCCGCGGGGAACTTCTACATCAACGACAAGCCGACGGGCGCGGTGGTGGGGCAGCAGCCGTTCGGCGGCGCCCGCGCTTCGGGGACGAACGACAAGGCGGGCTCGGCGGTCAATCTCCTGCGCTGGACCTCGCAGCGCTCGATCAAGGAGAACTTCGTCCCGCCGACGAGCTTCCGCTACCCGCATCAGGGCGAGGTCTGAGGCGCGTAGCCCTCGTCGAGGTTGACAAGGGGCGGAGGCAGACGCGAGCATCGAGGTCTGTCTCCGCTCCGTTCGCTCGGCCCGCTGCTGCTCGGTGCTGCCCTCGTCCCGGCGGGCGCACAGGCGTTGCCGCATCCCCCGGCCCCTGCCGGTGCGATCGAGATCCTGCATCCACGGGACGGGGACGTCGTCGAGGCCGGCGAACGGGTGCTCGTCGAGTGGGCACCGGGCCCCGCGTTCGCCAGGCTCGGCACCGTCGAGGAGTGGGAGGTCTTCCTCTCGCTCGACGGCGGACGTCACTTCTCGATCCGCCTGACGCCTCACCTCGACGCGGCACGGCGTCGGGTCGAGGTCAAGCTCCCCGACTTCGGGCCCGGGCAGGCGCGCCTCCTCTGGCGCTTCGGCGACGAAGAGCAGGAGGTCGAGCATCTCTGGGGCGGGACGCTCCAAGTGCGGGGAGGGACGAGACGGACCGAGATCCGTCCCGGGTCGCGCTTCGCCGCGGGCGAGCCCGCCCGCGTCGGCGCCGCACCGGTCTGGGCGTGGGTCGAAGGGAGGCGCGACGGCTCGGGCTGGATCGAGGTCGAGAGCGCCACTCGTAGCACGCAGGTCGGTCGTGCGTTCCCTGCCCTGGCCTCCCGTCGCTCGACGAGCCCGGCGATCCGCTCCCGCACGCGACCGCGAGCTGCCCCGCCGCTGGAAAGCGCCGTCGAGACGGACTCCAAGAACGACCGGTCTCGCGGGGACAGCGGCTCGGGACGCCGACCACCGCCCGTCACCGCCGGACCGGACGTCCGTTGCCTGATCTCTCGCTGGAACGAATGAGACGCCCCGATCGCAATCCGCTGGCGATCGGAGTCGGCCCGGTGTGCGGGCCCGGCTCGTGTTCTCTGGCCACGGGCCTAGCCCGCGGCCTCGACTCGAGGAGTGTCTCGTCATGTCCAGTGCTTCCCGCCGGCGTGCCTGGTCTCGCCGGCTCTCGCTGTCTGCCATTGCCCTTTTCCTGATCGTCGGCTTGGCCGCATCCTCCCGCCTGGATGCCTGGTCGGCTCGGCTCGAGCTCCCGGACGGGAGCGCAGCAGCCGGTTTCGAGGTCGCGGTGGTCGGCCGCTCGGGGGCCGTTCGCACCGATGCCGCCGGCGGCTTCCGACTCGAACCCGAACCGGTGCCGCCGTACCTGCTCGTGGCCACCAGCCCCGAAGGCCAGGTTTTCGCTCCGCTCGAGGTGAATCCTCCGGGTGTGGCGGAAGGCGGGGCCTTGCGGCTTCTCGCCGTGGCCCGCGATGCGGTGACGGTCGTCGCCGGCGTGGCGCCGGGGATCGACGCGTCGCCGGCCGCGGCGGCGACGGTGCTCACCGGCGAGGAGCTCGAACAGCGGCGACCGGTGCGGCTCTTCGATGCGATGGCCGGCGTTCCCGGTGCCGGCCGGCTCGGCGAGGGGGCCGACAGCGTCCCCGCGATCCGCGGGCTCGCCCGCGGTCGGACGCTGGTGATGATCGACGGAGCACGGGTGAGCGCCGAACGCCGCGTCGGCCCCTCGGCCACCTTCCTCGACCCGGAGACGCTCGCTTCGATCGAGATCGTCCGCGGTCCCGGCTCGGTTGCTTATGGTTCCGATGCGTTCGGCGGGGTCGTCAACGCCAGGACCCGTGAGCCGCAAGCGAGTCGGCTCGCGGGTCGGGCGACGCTCGGCTGGAGTGGCGGCGGCATGGACGAACGCTCGGCATCGGCCGAGCTTTCCATCCCCCTCGGCGACGGTGCGCTGCTCGTCGCCCTGCAAGGGCGCGACGCCGAGGACAACGAGGCCGGGGGAGGGGAGCCGATCGACAACTCGTCCGGCTCGAGCCACGGTGGGGCGGTGCGATACGCCGGGCCGCTCGGCCCGGGCCGTCTGCGAGCGAGCCTGGCCGTCGATCGCGTCGAGGATCTGGGCAAGGCGGCCTCGGACTCGAACGTCACGCGTTCTACCTATCCCGAGGAGCGCTCCGACCGGCTGACCCTCGGCTGGAGCGCTGGCGAGATCGGTGGATGGGACAGCCTCGATGCGCTCCTCTTCGTCGGGCGCTATCGCGTCCTGCTCGATCGCGATCGACTGCCGACCTCGAGCTCCAATCGACGGATCGAAACCTCGGATGTCGCCGCCCGAGACGCCGGGCTGCGCTTCACCGTCGGTCGTCCGTTCGCCGGAGGGAGACTCCGCTTCGGCCTCGACCTGCAGTCCCGCCACGACCTCGAAGCGCTCGCCGGCCGGATCGATTTCTCGGCATCCGGCGTCGAGACCGGTCGACAGACGAGCGTGGCGATCGACCAGGCCTCGCAGAGCGACGGCGGTCTCTTCCTGCTCTACGACCATGCCTTCGGCGAGCGCTTCCTCGCGTCCGCCGGGTTGCGGGGCGACCGAGTCCGCACCGAGAACCGCGGCGGCTACTACGGCGATCGATCCCGCGACGAAGACGCGCTGTCGGGACACCTGGCCCTCACCGCCGGGCCGTTCGGCGGTTGGACCGGAACGGTCCAGGTCGCACGCGGATTTCGTTCGCCGACGCTGTCGGATCGCTACTTCCGTGGCCCCTCCGGCCGCGGCTTCGTCGTCGGCAATCCGGACCTCGATCCCGAGCGCAGCCGGCAACTCGACGCCACGCTGCGCTGGGCGGGGCGCGGTCGCTCGTTGACGCTGGCTGCCTATCGCTATCGGATCGCCGACCTCGTCGAGCGCTTCCGGGTGGGCAACGACTTCAACTTCCGCAACTGCGGCGAGGCCGAGCTCAGCGGCGTGGAGCTCGAGGGACAGATCCAGCTCGGTGGCGGCTTCGAGTTGCAGAGCGGGATCGCCTGGTCGCGTGGCGAGGATGCCGACACCGGCGAGCGGATCGCCGACGTGGCGCCGAGCGGGGGCTCGGTCACGCTGCGTTGGGCGGGCGAGCGTGCCTTCGGTTACGCGCGCGCCTCCGGGGCCGA
This genomic window from Holophagales bacterium contains:
- the pruA gene encoding L-glutamate gamma-semialdehyde dehydrogenase codes for the protein MLNGIVPIPAPVNEPVRSYAPGSPEKLALKKRLDQMMAETVDVPLVIGGREVRTGRTGKIVCPHDHQHLLGTYHQAGEAEVEQAVAAAAEAWKEWSEWPWEARAAVLLKAADLLAGPWRDTLNAATMLNQSKTVFQAEIDSACELVDFWRYNPWYMQRIFNDQPGSAPGIWDYVDYRALEGFVFAVTPFNFTSIGGNLPTAPAVMGNVVLWKPASTAILSGYYMMKILEAAGVPPGVLNFLPGPGSKVGNPVFASRDFAGIHFTGSTDTFQAMWNTIARNLPGYRSYPRIVGETGGKDFIFAHPSADAQALAVAMLRGAFEYQGQKCSAASRAYVPKSLWPTVEKSLREMLAEVKMGSPLDFRNFMAAVIDKSSFDQTLSYIAHAKASNEAEIVWGGSGDDSVGYFVQPTVVRTTNPHFKLMEEEIFAPVLTVYVYEDRELDATLELCDTTSPYALTGAVFAQDRAAILNIAKRLRHAAGNFYINDKPTGAVVGQQPFGGARASGTNDKAGSAVNLLRWTSQRSIKENFVPPTSFRYPHQGEV
- a CDS encoding TonB-dependent receptor; protein product: MSSASRRRAWSRRLSLSAIALFLIVGLAASSRLDAWSARLELPDGSAAAGFEVAVVGRSGAVRTDAAGGFRLEPEPVPPYLLVATSPEGQVFAPLEVNPPGVAEGGALRLLAVARDAVTVVAGVAPGIDASPAAAATVLTGEELEQRRPVRLFDAMAGVPGAGRLGEGADSVPAIRGLARGRTLVMIDGARVSAERRVGPSATFLDPETLASIEIVRGPGSVAYGSDAFGGVVNARTREPQASRLAGRATLGWSGGGMDERSASAELSIPLGDGALLVALQGRDAEDNEAGGGEPIDNSSGSSHGGAVRYAGPLGPGRLRASLAVDRVEDLGKAASDSNVTRSTYPEERSDRLTLGWSAGEIGGWDSLDALLFVGRYRVLLDRDRLPTSSSNRRIETSDVAARDAGLRFTVGRPFAGGRLRFGLDLQSRHDLEALAGRIDFSASGVETGRQTSVAIDQASQSDGGLFLLYDHAFGERFLASAGLRGDRVRTENRGGYYGDRSRDEDALSGHLALTAGPFGGWTGTVQVARGFRSPTLSDRYFRGPSGRGFVVGNPDLDPERSRQLDATLRWAGRGRSLTLAAYRYRIADLVERFRVGNDFNFRNCGEAELSGVELEGQIQLGGGFELQSGIAWSRGEDADTGERIADVAPSGGSVTLRWAGERAFGYARASGAERFDRPGPAEVERAGWAAFDLGGGWRFGHGLELQALVRNAGDRLYVAAADETATPVPGRSVTVGLTWRH